Proteins co-encoded in one Populus trichocarpa isolate Nisqually-1 chromosome 10, P.trichocarpa_v4.1, whole genome shotgun sequence genomic window:
- the LOC7462658 gene encoding protein POLLEN DEFECTIVE IN GUIDANCE 1 — protein sequence MAWRSSGRKLSFEILNHSSSHEEKEDQYLVNYQSDPVEKPYRKKKKHKRKHKPLHPEIHEDSITHSYSVVHNSHHTDNGNIQNSYIVGSGGSVVCSTVSEVGAEIQRVYGNGELRQRNVNFAGVVETAVEENASEESGVEEKQRRSEPPNGSVVTKLETAESLDWNKLMADDPNYLFSMEKSPVKYFMDEMNKGISLRSTTTLGSEKEREKVYDTIFRLPWRCELLIDVGFFVCLDSFLSLLTIMPTKILMILWRFPSARQFKKPSAAELSDIGCFIVLASGVVILGQIDISLIYHMIRGQGTIKLYVVYNVLEIFDKLCQSFGGDVLQALFNSSEGLANCSSENMRFWILRFISDQVLAMAFSILHSFILLAQAITLSTCIVAHNNALLALLVSNNFAEIKSSVFKRFSKDNIHSLVYSDSIERFHISAFLSAVLAQNILEAEGPWFESFLLNALMVFFCEMLIDIIKHSFLAKFNDMKPIVYSEFLEELCNQTLNIQTENTESRKRTLTFIPLAPACVVIRVLTPVYSAHLPPSPLPWRLFWILFLSALTYVMLTSLKVMVGMGLQKHANWYVERCRRRKKRIHND from the exons ATGGCTTGGAGATCCTCAGGCAGAAAGCTGTCCTTCGAGATTCTAAACCATAGCAGTTCccatgaagaaaaagaagaccaATATCTTGTCAATTACCAATCAGATCCAGTGGAGAAACCCTaccgaaaaaagaagaaacacaaGCGCAAACACAAGCCTCTCCATCCCGAAATCCACGAAGATTCAATCACCCATTCCTATTCAGTTGTCCACAATTCGCATCACACAGACAACGGAAACATCCAAAACAGTTATATAGTAGGCAGCGGCGGGAGCGTGGTTTGTAGTACGGTGAGTGAAGTAGGGGCGGAGATTCAGCGCGTGTACGGGAACGGGGAGTTGAGGCAGAGGAATGTCAATTTTGCTGGTGTAGTGGAGACTGCTGTGGAGGAAAATGCGTCGGAGGAGAGTGGAGTGGAGGAGAAGCAGCGGAGAAGTGAACCACCGAATGGAAGTGTTGTTACGAAGTTGGAGACGGCGGAATCATTGGATTGGAATAAACTCATGGCCGACGATCCTAATT ATCTCTTTTCGATGGAGAAGTCACCGGTGAAGTACTTTATGGACGAAATGAATAAAGGAATTTCGTTGAGGAGCACAACTACTCTTGGGAGTgagaaagaaagggagaaaGTATATGATACCATTTTTCGCTTGCCATGGAGATGTGAACTG CTTATAGATGTTGGCTTCTTTGTATGCCTGGATTCGTTTCTATCACTGTTAACTATTATGCCAACTAAGATTCTGATGATCCTCTGGAGGTTTCCGAGTGCCAG GCAGTTCAAGAAGCCTTCTGCAGCAGAGCTTTCTGATATTGGCTGCTTTATTGTGTTGGCTTCTGGTGTTGTAATTTTGGGACAAATAG ATATCAGCTTAATATATCACATGATTCGTGGCCAAGGAACAATCAAACTCTATGTGGTTTACAATGTTTTGGAG ATATTTGATAAACTGTGTCAGAGCTTTGGTGGAGATGTACTGCAGGCTCTATTCAATTCTTCAGAAGGGCTTGCAAATTGTTCATCAGAAAATATGAGATTCTGGATTTTGAGATTTATCTCTGATCAAGTTTTAGCTATGGCTTTTTCAA TTCTtcattctttcattttattagcTCAGGCAATTACTTTATCAACTTGTATCGTTGCTCACAATAATGCTTTGCTGGCTTTGCTGGTATCCAATAACTTTGCTGAGATAAAAAGCAGCGTCTTCAAACGTTTCAGCAAAGATAACATTCACAGTTTGGTGTACTCTG ATTCCATAGAGAGATTCCACATTTCAGCATTCTTATCAGCTGTTTTAGCTCAAAATATACTGGAGGCAGAGGGTCCTTGGTTTGAGAGTTTTCTTCTT AATGCgctcatggtttttttctgtgaAATGTTAATTGATATCATAAAGCATTCATTCCTCGCCAAATTCAATGACATGAAGCCTATTGTATACTCTGAATTTCTTGAAGAGCTTTGCAACCAG aCACTGAACATTCAAACAGAGAATACAGAAAGTAGAAAGAGAACTCTTACATTCATTCCTTTGGCTCCAGCATGTGTG GTTATCCGAGTGCTGACTCCAGTATATTCTGCTCACCTCCCCCCCAGTCCCCTTCCGTGGAGGCTTTTTTGGATCCTTTTCTTGTCTGCCTTGACCTATGTTATGCTCACAAGCCTGAAGGTGATGGTTGGCATGGGCCTCCAAAAGCATGCCAATTGGTACGTCGAAAGGTGCCGGAGGAGGAAAAAACGTATTCACAATGATTAA
- the LOC7459096 gene encoding G-type lectin S-receptor-like serine/threonine-protein kinase At1g34300, producing the protein MAPFFLFFAFLLLSNPSPSTSQRQQNMTSFSSSDSPWLPMQNKILLSPNSTFAAGFYPVDNSSNHFNFSIWYYKLPRNITTTVWSANKHDSPLSTNASLVITATRELRLTDSSSRSNLWPGAPKSTNSNSTRLVLNEDGSLVYDKWKSFNFPTDTFLPDQDINGTELVSQNGKFRFLNSSSLSFNYSDNYWTSDNVFAQLRSDGSVNQGNSVSIISADYGVARMRRLTLDNDGNLRVYSYDESLGQWFIAWQALQESCKVHGLCGPNAICLTDGSNSMSCVCPPGFRQSTTSREACERKRKLTSNTKFVQLDYVNFTGGSNQTSLNVRNLTTCRANCLAHPNCLGFMFKYDGQGYCVLQLDRLLYGYWSPGTEVVMFLRVDSSETDETNFTGMTRVLDTTCPVRISLPFPPQESNTTTRNIAIICTLFAAELISGILFFWAFLKKYIKYRDMAQTLGLEFLPAGGPKRFTYAELKAATNDFSNAIGKGGFGDVYRGELPDKRIVAVKCLKHVTGGDAEFWAEVTIIARMHHLNLVRLWGFCAEKGQRILVYEYVPNGSLDRFLFPAGRVPSSGTEVEMGLVAIDGRKPMLDWGIRYRIALGVARAIAYLHEECLEWVLHCDIKPENILLGDDFCPKISDFGLAKLRKKEDMVSMSRIRGTRGYMAPEWIKSDPITPKADVYSFGMVLLEIVTGSRNFETQGSLMDSEDWYFPRWAFDKVFKEMKVEDILDRQIKHCYDGRVHFDMVDRMVKTAMWCLQDRPDMRPSMGKVAKMLEGTVEITEPTKPTIFFLED; encoded by the coding sequence atggctcccttctttctcttctttgctTTCCTTCTGCTATCAAATCCTTCACCATCAACATCCCAACGACAACAAAACATGACATCTTTCTCCTCCTCAGACTCTCCATGGCTTCCGATGCAAAATAAAATCCTCCTTTCTCCCAACTCCACCTTCGCAGCCGGCTTTTACCCTGTGGACAATTCTTCAAACCACTTCAATTTCTCAATTTGGTATTACAAATTGCCAAGAAACATCACTACTACTGTGTGGTCTGCTAATAAGCACGATTCTCCACTCTCTACCAATGCTTCTCTTGTTATCACAGCGACTCGCGAGCTACGTTTAACCGATTCTTCAAGCAGATCAAACTTGTGGCCTGGCGCCCCTAAGTCAACAAATTCTAACTCAACCAGACTTGTTTTAAATGAAGATGGGAGTCTTGTCTATGACAAGTGGAAGAGTTTTAATTTTCCTACTGATACTTTCTTGCCCGACCAGGATATAAATGGCACTGAACTTGTCTCACAAAATGGTAAGTTCAGGTTCTtgaattcttcttctttgtctttCAATTACTCTGATAATTACTGGACCTCCGATAACGTGTTTGCACAACTAAGAAGCGATGGGAGTGTGAATCAAGGAAATAGTGTTTCAATCATTTCTGCTGATTACGGGGTTGCCAGGATGCGGAGGTTGACTCTTGACAATGATGGAAATCTAAGGGTTTACAGTTATGATGAAAGCCTTGGCCAATGGTTTATTGCTTGGCAAGCACTGCAAGAATCGTGTAAAGTTCACGGGCTTTGCGGGCCTAATGCTATCTGCTTGACAGACGGCTCAAATTCCATGTCCTGCGTGTGCCCCCCTGGATTCAGGCAAAGTACTACAAGTCGAGAGGCATGTGAGAGGAAAAGGAAACTCACTAGCAACACCAAGTTTGTTCAGCTTGATTATGTCAATTTCACTGGTGGATCAAATCAGACAAGTCTCAATGTCAGAAATCTAACAACTTGTAGAGCAAACTGCTTGGCTCATCCTAATTGTCTTGGTTTTATGTTCAAGTATGACGGTCAAGGTTACTGTGTGCTTCAGCTTGACAGACTATTATATGGGTACTGGTCTCCAGGGACTGAAGTTGTCATGTTCTTGCGTGTGGATAGTTCTGAAACAGATGAAACAAATTTCACTGGTATGACTCGTGTGCTGGACACCACATGTCCTGTTCGTATAAGCCTTCCTTTCCCTCCTCAAGAATCCAACACCACAACcagaaatattgcaataatatGTACGTTATTTGCTGCGGAGCTGATTTCCgggattcttttcttttgggcTTTTTTGAAGAAATACATCAAGTATAGAGACATGGCTCAGACTTTAGGCCTTGAATTCCTGCCTGCTGGTGGACCTAAAAGGTTCACATATGCAGAGCTCAAAGCAGCAACAAATGACTTCTCCAATGCTATAGGAAAAGGTGGATTTGGTGATGTTTATAGAGGAGAGCTGCCTGATAAACGAATTGTTGCAGTCAAGTGCCTGAAACATGTCACTGGAGGGGATGCTGAGTTTTGGGCAGAGGTTACAATTATTGCTAGGATGCACCATCTTAATCTGGTCAGGCTTTGGGGCTTTTGTGCGGAGAAAGGCCAAAGGATTCTAGTTTATGAGTATGTGCCTAATGGTTCTCTTGACAGGTTCCTGTTCCCTGCGGGTCGGGTACCATCTTCAGGGACCGAGGTTGAGATGGGTCTGGTGGCTATTGATGGGCGCAAACCGATGCTTGATTGGGGGATCCGATATAGGATTGCACTTGGTGTAGCTAGAGCAATCGCATACTTGCATGAAGAGTGTTTGGAGTGGGTGTTGCATTGTGATATTAAGCCGGAAAATATacttttaggtgatgatttttgCCCAAAGATCTCAGATTTTGGGTTGGCCAAGTTgaggaaaaaagaagatatgGTGAGCATGTCTCGAATCAGGGGTACTCGTGGGTACATGGCACCAGAATGGATTAAGAGTGATCCAATCACTCCCAAGGCTGATGTCTACAGTTTCGGGATGGTGTTGCTAGAAATCGTAACTGGGTCTAGAAATTTCGAGACGCAAGGTTCTTTGATGGACAGTGAGGATTGGTATTTTCCTAGGTGGGCGTTTGACAAAGTGTTCAAGGAAATGAAGGTAGAGGACATTTTGGACCGACAGATTAAGCACTGTTATGATGGTAGAGTGCATTTTGATATGGTAGATAGGATGGTGAAGACAGCAATGTGGTGCCTTCAGGATAGGCCAGACATGAGGCCGTCAATGGGAAAGGTTGCGAAGATGCTCGAAGGAACCGTGGAAATCACGGAACCAACGAAGCCTACCATCTTCTTCCTAGAAGATTAA